The Marinobacter salsuginis genomic interval ATGTGTTGTTCGCGGAAGCCGAAGCAGCCCAGGAAGGGCGGGACGCGGTTATGAACCGACTCGTTGAGGTCATTTTCGTAAATGTGCTCCGGCATATCGTTTCCGGGGGGGAAACACCCAAGGGCATGCTATCCGCGCTCGCGGACCGTCAGCTGAGCAAGGTGCTGAATTGCATCGACAGCAATCTGAATGGAGATCTTTCGGTTGATAAGCTGGCTGACGTGGCGACCATGTCCCGATCAACCTTCATACAACACTTCAAGAATGTGCTTAGCCTAGCACCTGGCGAATACGTCCAGAATGCCCGTATCTCTGCTGCCAAGAAGCTCATTCTGAAAGACAAGCCCATGTCGATTATTTGTTTCGAAGTTGGCTATGAAGACGCTTCCGGGTTCTCCAGGGCCTTCAAAAAGAATACGGGCATGACGCCCAGGGAATGGAAAAAGTTGAACGCGACAGCCGCCGAGGCTAATAACACCGAAGCTGAGGAAAACGCCAACGTGGCTTGATCGCTGTGAAACAAAAAACGGGCAAGGATTCTGAATCCTTGCCCGTTTTTCTTTTGGTGCAGCGTTTACTTCAGAACAACCTGCCCGCGGATGACCTTTTGGCCACTGTACGGGCTACTGACGGACTGGCTATAGTCGTCGATGTCTGACTTGCGGTCCGCCAGAGACGCGCTGGCGGAGGCGGAAATCAGGGCGATGGAAACAACAAGCAGTGCTTTGACAGTTACATTTTTCATGATGGGTTTCTCCAGTGGTTGATGTCTACGAGAGAAATACTAACCACCGGAGCACCCCGACAAATGGACAGGTGTTCTAGTTAATGGGCCGATTGTCCAGACCGGAATTAATCACTGTCAGTGGTCCGCAATCAAGCTCTCTGGCGGCCATGGCTTTTTCCCAACACGCCTTCGCCACTCGCTCGATCATGCTTCGAATCCAGATAATGCCGGGGTCCCGGTCGTGACGGGTATGCCATGCCAGATAGAGATTGGTCGGCTCCACCTCAATTGGCAGACTGGTAATCGAAATACCCGCGCAGAATTCACAGTCACCGGTGATGACTTCCGGAATGGTTGCAACCAGATCCGAGTTTCGGAGCAGGTTTGGAACGGCAGAAAAGTGGTTGACGGTTACCGCAACGCGTCGCTCCAGACCACGCCGGTTCAATGTATCGTCGACAACACCGTGGGCCTCACCAGACATGGTTGCCAGCAGGTGTTGGGCATTCAGAAACGAATCCAGGTCCACGGGCCGACCACTCAGGTCATGGCCGCTTCTCATGGCCAATACATAACCGGTTTCGAAGAGCCAGAGGCTTCTCAGGCTGTGATCATGCTGCTCGAAAAAGCCAATCACAAAGTCGACACTCGCTTCTCGCAGATGATTCGCTGCGGTGGCCGGCGAAAAAGGCACGGCGTGCAGATCAATTCCGGGCGCACACTGCTGCAATTCGGAGACCAGCGGTTGCCAGACCATTTCAAGTATCAGATCGGTGACCGCTATCCTGAACGTCCTGCGGGATTCGCCCGGCGTGAATCGGGTTGAGTTCACTGCATTGGACAGTTCATGGAGC includes:
- a CDS encoding AraC family transcriptional regulator — its product is MDRLSYILDQLNVNAGVFFRGQLCGLASFEEEGTGYIHVLRSGVLDIMEANREKMTLTEPTMIFSVRSQPHQLFGANKEGAEMICASIKFQTGSRNPVLQALPPSVVLPLSSVQGLGSFVDVLFAEAEAAQEGRDAVMNRLVEVIFVNVLRHIVSGGETPKGMLSALADRQLSKVLNCIDSNLNGDLSVDKLADVATMSRSTFIQHFKNVLSLAPGEYVQNARISAAKKLILKDKPMSIICFEVGYEDASGFSRAFKKNTGMTPREWKKLNATAAEANNTEAEENANVA
- a CDS encoding LysR family transcriptional regulator; the encoded protein is MKNQELNLLHVFSAIMTEGSITRAADRLGMTQPAVSNVVSRMRIAWKDPLFVKRGRQVEPTSYAQSLWDQIRNPLHELSNAVNSTRFTPGESRRTFRIAVTDLILEMVWQPLVSELQQCAPGIDLHAVPFSPATAANHLREASVDFVIGFFEQHDHSLRSLWLFETGYVLAMRSGHDLSGRPVDLDSFLNAQHLLATMSGEAHGVVDDTLNRRGLERRVAVTVNHFSAVPNLLRNSDLVATIPEVITGDCEFCAGISITSLPIEVEPTNLYLAWHTRHDRDPGIIWIRSMIERVAKACWEKAMAARELDCGPLTVINSGLDNRPIN